The Pseudomonadota bacterium genome includes the window TCTAAGTAATAGCAGTGGCTGCCGACGTTTTATCGTTCCGTCCGCGGTAACTACGTCCGCACACCGAACGTCGTGCCTCAGACCACCTTAGTATCAATCCCATCGTTCCGTTGATTAGGACACCTCCCCCGCCCGGGAGGTGTGATGGAACCTCCCAGGCGGCGGGATGTGGTGCGAATTAGCTATGGGCACGCTCTCGTGCCGTATCATCGCCGAAGTCAGATGAGTCCGCGTTCCGCCATCAAAGATCATTCTAAAAATAACTAGCGTGGGGGGTTGCCCTAACGCGGAAAATCGCTTTCTCAAAAGGGGCTTCTAATCGCGGGATCAATAACCCTAACCGTTGTTTTCTACCCAATAGGTCTTTATCGTGCTTAACGTGTTACAAGATTATATTTGACTATTACAGACATATCTTGTATAAAAAATGGGTTAGCACTCCAGTGACTAAGCACATGATGTAATGACTTCTGCGGAGCTAGCCAGGACCAGCGTTCGGGTCAAGTCGAACGAACGAGTTACGCCAGTAATACCCGGTCTCTTCAAAGAAACCTCGGAAGAAAACCTTCGGTTCCTTTTTGGGGCGTACGGGCCAACTTTAAACATGAAACAGCTTAGCGTAGTTCTAAAAGCTACTCCTGCGTCACTAGATAACAAAATAAGAGCCGGGAGATGTCCTGTTCCGACCTACCGCGAAGGCGGACACCGTGTAGCCGATGTGCGTGACGTTGTCGCATATCTGGACAGACGTCGCCAAGAGGCCCGGCAGGAATTCGAACAACAGCAAAATCTTGTAAGTTTACCGTCCCACCGTTGATTCATTTATCTTCTTGCGGATTTCTAATGGCTTAGGATGTGTATAGCGTTTCAACGACTTCCAGTCTGAATGACCCGTAATTGCAGCAACTTCCTGTATCCCCAATCCTAATTCGAACAAACGACTCGTCGCTTCGTGTCGCAGATCGTGAAACCGTAAGTCTGATAACGACGCGCGGCGACAGGCTCGTCCAAAAGCTTGAGTTATAGAATCGGGCCTTAAGCCAAAAAGGTATCCGTCCGAGCGTTTGGGTAGCGAAGATATTATGTCCAAGGAAATATCGTTGAGCGGTATAACGCGTGGCTTATCAGTTTTTGTTTCCGGGATTGATAATTCTACCCCTCGCACATGCTCGTACCTGATATTAGAAACTTCCCCTCGTCGGAGTGCAGTTAACCCCTGGACAATAAACCTTACGATCTTGGGGAGTAGTTTCGATTCTGAGGTTCGCTCAATCTGATCGATTTGATCGTCCGTTACGCGTTTCACGCGGCTTTCGCTCGTCTTCAAACTACCCGTAAAAGAGAGCACCTCGCGCGCAACGGTTACGGGATTTTCACTTAGTTGAAGCTTGATTATCCCGCGTGCGAAAGTTACCGCTCTCGATAACGTATTTAAATCCTTCCTCACCGACTCTCCTTTCACCGACTGTAAGCGCGAGTCAATAAAATTGATAACGGATTCGGGGCTTAAATGAACCATCGAGAGATGCCCTAGAAACGCACGAATGACCCTTATTTGACTTCGCATCGTTGAAGGCGATCGCACACGAGGAAGAATCGTTAGCTCGTATCGATCTAGGACTTCATTTAGTGTGATTCGTCTAGCAGTTAATGTCTCATAATAAGTGCCTCGTACAACGTCATCTTCGATGCGCCTCGCCCATTCACTTGCCATCGTCTTCGTACGAAACGTACGCACGATAGGTTTGTGACCCAACCTGCGTATGATCGCCTGAGTTTTACCGGACGGTAACGTTCTTAGGTACGCCATTGCCCACGAAAAAAATTGATTGGATAGTCTAGAATATTTCAGCGCAGGTACTTTTAAATGCGATCCATTTGCGATCGTAATATTGTTCGATTTATATATATCTGAACTATCAGAAGGTTACAATATGAGAAATCCGCCTCCTAGCGGGAGGTCGCCGGTTCGAGTCCGGCCCAGGCACCACAGCTTCGGAACTTTCAGCAGTAAGCATCGCGACATAACCACCGGCGGTCGCAGAAGCCCCCGTGCGCTGGATTATTCTCACTATGGTTTGGCGACGGAGAAGTCCTCGTGCTTTGGTTCGAGTGGGGGTTGGTATGGTCTGTATCGGGATCGCTTTCGCGACTCAGCTTCGCCTGGGATGTGCGCGAACATTGAGGTTTCGTTTGCTAGTTGCGGCGTTCGCGCTTAGCGAATGGGACGGCGCAGCGCCCGTGCGTGCGGCGATGGTGGACGATCCGCCGCGTTGGACGAGCCATCGAGCCAGCGCCCTCGGACAGTTCATACGGCTGCTCAGCCCTCATCCTACCTGGCTTGGGGGCGGCTGGGTCCCCGTGGCAACCCGCAAGGCGCGGAACCTCTTTGATGTGATCGCCCATTTGCAAAAGCGTGAAGGCGTTCATGTCGAGGTCCGCCTGGCCCGGTAGCCGGGGCGCTATGGTAGTTCGGGGTCAGAGCAAAAATTCTTGTTTATCCCCGGCTCGCTTCTCTCCTCCGCGGTCCCGGATTTCGTTTAGCTATGCGTAAGGCAAAAGCAGCTTCAATCTGTTTCTGGAAATAGTCAGCGCCAAACACCCGGTTCGTCTGGGTGGCTCGGCGGACAGCCTAAACCATTCCGGGTCGATGTGCATCCGAAACGATTCCCGGTCAGCGGCTTGCCTCTCAGCCGGTTCCCTGCCGCGGCAAGATTCTCCTCATCTATTGGACATCAAATACTTCATCCAACGCAGGAGTGAATCCAGGCAACAAAGGCGATAGCAATCGTTCGCCAAGCTTATATTGCCCAAGCGGGATCAATCCTCCGCTACCTATCCCGTACACCTCGATGTTCTTGGTTTGCGGGGAGACAATCCAGTACTCTTTAACGCCATGCCGCGCATAGAGAGCTTTCTTGTAACCGCGATCAAGCGACTCGGTCCTGGGTGACAATATTTCAACGACCAAATCGGGAGCACCTCGGATCTCGCCTTCCGCGATAATACCGAAGCGAGCCCGGCTTACAAAAAAAATGTCGGGCTGCGCGACTTCTCGCCGGGCACCTTCGCCGAACACGACGTCCATCGGCGCGTAAAACACCTTGCCGAGGTTATTCAAGCGCACAAACTGCGCGAGATCCAGAAAGAGGTTGCCGGCGACTTGTTGATGACTTGTCGTCGGTGAAGGAACCATCAAGAGGTCTCCGCCCAACAATTCATAGCGCTTATCCGTCGCGTTGGATAGGCACTTGTAGTCGTCATAGGAATACCTGATCGCAGGGTTTGGAGTACTCATCGGAGCGCACTCGCTATGGATTCCGTGTGATTTTACGACTGGCCTGGTCCTTTGGTCGAATCCTTTATCTAGTGGATCCCAGTTTGCGCCGGGCAGAATAGCTCTAACACCACACTTGCAGCGATTATGACGTAACCCTAGCGTTGCAACGGTGTGCTAGGGAAGCGGAGCCTCGGGAATAGAGTCCCGCTCTATCCGAGCGTTGGTCTCGCCAAAGGAATACAGCCACCAAAGGCCGATCCCGGCGCCGATCCAAACGATCTCGCGAACGCGCCGGATGACCGAGAGCGCGAAACCGAGGGTCGAATCGCCGGTTATCGCCGAGCAGGCCAGAATAATTGCACCTTCTTGGGCACCGATGCTCGCGGGGATAAACGAGGTCCCCGCGCGCACGAGTTGCGCCATCGCTTCGATGACCCACGCATCGACAAAAGAGATCGGGTAACCGAGAAATTGCATCAAGACATAAACCTCGACCACCCCGAGCAGCCAGTTGATAAACGCCAAGGCCAGCGCCCCCGCGAAACGGGCGCGGCGCTCGGTGTAAAAGCTCACGAGCCGATCTTCCACCTCGTGAATGACGCGCAAGGCCGCCTCTAACCGGTGGCTTAACGCCGATCCCCCGACTAAACGCCCTAGCCAGGAAGACAGACGAAAGCGTTGGACGAGGAAAAAAAGCGTGATGGCCGTCGCGAAACCGGCCAGGCCAATCCCGGCGACCGCTTTATAAGAGCTTTGTATATGCTCGGAGGGCATCAGGACCAAGAAGCCGAGGCTGAGAAAGAATACCAGCGAGATGAGAATGACGGTCTTTGCGAGGATCAAGGAGGCGCCCGATTCGCGATAGCTCACGCCATAGCGCGACTTTAACAGCATCGCCTTCACCGGCTCGCCGCCCATGGCGCCAAGCGGCGTAATGTTGTTTAAGGCCTCGCCTGTCATGCGCACGCAATAAAGCTGCTGCAACCAACGGAGATTGAGCGGGATGGTCTTAAAGGTGAGCTGCCAACCGGCGACATCGGCCAGAAACGTCACCGCGTAGAGTGCGATGACCAAACCGATACCCGCGCTTCCCACTTGCCGGATGTGCCGTAGGATTTCAACGGCATCCATGTCCCGCACGAGCAGGCCAAGCAGCACCAGGCCAAAAATTAAAAACAACGCTTTAAGCAAGGTCATGTGGTCACGTTCTGTTCGTCAATGTTCTTTAAAAGCGCTGCATGTACGATCTCGGGTAAGGGCACTGACCCGGAATCGAAGCGGCATTGCCGGATCCTTACCCGTAAAATGCAGGCGCAATGTGTCTATTATGCTACAAACTGTTCCTTATTGTGTAGTATTAATAATACGGCATATAATGTTGATCATTTCTTTTGTTGTTTCGGCGTGTCTTTACTTTTTTGAAGTTCGCGCACTCATAAACATAAGCACACAGGATTTCATAACCAGGGGAAACCAACGATGAATCCTCAGCGCGGCTGCTCCAGTACCATCCGTGCCTTCGTCGCGCCTCGGGAAATAGACCCTTAGCCGCGCGTGAAACTATGTTCGCCCGATTCGAGATCGATCAACTCAAGCAAAAGTTCGCCGCTCAGAATGAGTTTCTAGTCGTCGAAAACCTTCTCGGTCCCGAGACACTGCAACCCTTACTGGCGCGACTTCCGCAACTACGACCGTCGGTACACAGAAACTACCTCCCAAAACACAAGAAAGGCGGCAGCGTGAGCCGCTTTGTGTTGGACCGCATGGCGCCGGCTTTTGAAAGTTTATATACGCTGCCGGAGTTCACGCAGGGTTTGAGCTATATCACCGGACGATCGCTCTTACCTTGTCCCGGGGACGATCCTCACACCTACGCCTTATACTGCTACACGGAACCCGGCGACCATGTTGGATGGCATTACGACACGTCCTACTATCGGGGATTGCGTTATACGGTGTTGCTTGGGCTGGTCGATCGCTCCAGCAGCCGGTTGGAATACCAGCTCTATCGCGACGATCCAGAGCGTGAAACCGAATCTTTATCCTTGGCCTTGACGCCCGGGATGCTCGTTGTCTTTAATGGGGACAAACTGTACCATCGGGTAACTCCACTCGGTCGGGGAGAGGAGCGCATCGTACTCACCATGGAATACGTGACCGATGCGCGCATGTCTGCGACACGCCGGTTTATTTCCAACATGAAAGACGCGATCGCGTACTTTGGCTTTAGAGACGCCTTCCAAGGACGGCGTTAGCTCTCAGACCAGCGTTGCGCGGCAAGTCACCTACGCAACGCATGAAGGCAGTTGTGCTCGCCGCGGGCGCCGGCCGGCGCTTGGGCATAGACCACCCCAAATGCCTCTTGGCGTTTGGTTCCAAGACCTTACTTTGCCGCCATCTCGAGGCGCTAAGCGCTCATGGCATCCATGAAATCATTATCGCCGTCGGCTTCCGATCGGAGCTGATCGAAGAAGAAATCCTCTCGGCTGCCTCAAGCGCCCCGGTACGAACTGTTTATAATGCGCGCTACGAACGCGGAAGCGTTCTTAGCTTGTGGAGCGTAAGGCACGTGCTGCGCGAGGGTGAGGACGTTTTGCTGATGGATGCCGATGTGTTATATCGACCCGATCTGCTACAGCGCTTGATACATTCTGAGGTTCAAAATTGTTTTCTGATCGACCGCGCCTTCGAGCCTGGCGACGAACCGGTTAAGATCTGCGTGTGCGACGGCCGCCCGGTGGAGTTTCGTAAGCGGATCGCGGCCGGCGTGGCTTATGATTTTTGCGGTGAGTCCGTTGGATTCTTCCGTTTTTCCGGGTCCGTCGCGGCACGTCTGGCCGAGCGTGCGGATTTTTATTACAGCGCCGGTTTACACGCCGAACCGTATGAAGAAGCCATTCGCGATCTGGTCCTGGAAACCCCAGAGGCGTTCGGATTCGAAGATGTGAGCGGCGTGCCTTGGATCGAAATCGATTTCCCCGAGGACGTGTGCCGCGCGGAGCGCGAGATCCTGCCGCGTTTGGTGGATTAAACATGATTAATCCGGAGTCCGTCTCACTCAAGCCCTCGAAAAGCGCGCAACTGCGCCGGATGCTCGATTCACCGCGCCTCGAATTCATTATGGAGGCCCACAATGGGATCAGCGCCCGCATCGTGGAAGAGGCCGGGTTTCATGGGATCTGGGCCAGCGGGCTGTCGCTCTCGGCGCAATTCGGGGTGCGCGATAACAACGAGGCAAGCTGGACCCAAGTGGTCGAAATGCTCGAGTTCATGTCCGATGTCACCAGGATCCCAATATTACTGGACGGAGACACAGGTTACGGAAATTTTAACAACCTGCGGCGCTTGGTTAAAAAGATCGAGCAACGCGGAATCGCGGGAGTGTGTATCGAGGACAAGCTGTTCCCGAAAACGAACAGCTTTATCGCGGGAGAACGGCAAAACCTCGCCGACATCGAGGAGTTCTGCGGCAAGATCAAGGCCGGTAAAGACAGCCAGAGCGATCGGGATTTTTGCATTGTGGCCAGGGTCGAGGCTCTGATCGCCGGCTGGGACCTGAGAGAAGCGCTGCTGCGCGCCGAGGCGTATCGGGCGGCCGGGGCCGACGCTATCTTAATCCACAGCAAGCTGTCGCGTCCCGATCAAATCCTCGCGTTCGCAGCGGAATGGGCGGGCCGCGCGCCTCTCGTTATCGTGCCCACGAAGTATTACAGCACCCCGACCGATGTCTATCGCCAGGCCGGGATCAGTCTGGTGATCTGGGCTAATCACATGCTACGCGCGGCGGTAGCGGCGATGCAAAGCGCCGCCTGTGCCATTCATGAGACCGACACGCCGGTCTATGTCGAGGATCGGATAGCGCCGGTAGAGGAAATCTTTCGCTTGCAAGGGGCGGATGAGCTCTCGGCGGCGGAGCGGCGCTACGCCGTTTCCGGCCGTTCGCGAACGCGTGCGGTCATCTTGGCGGCGACGCGCGGGGAGGCGCTCTACGGTCTGACTGCGACCCGGCCCAAGGTCATGTTGCCGATTGGCGGAAAACCGATCCTGCGGCGGCTCGTCGAAGAGCTCAAAAAGCAGGCGGTAAACGAGATCACCGTCGTGGCCGGGTACCGCGCCGAAGCGATAGACACGGTTGGGATTAGTCTCGTCCTGAACCCCGACTACCAGGACTCCGGCGAGCTTGCCTCGCTCAGCCGTGCCGAATCCTGTTTCGGTGACGACGCGGTGATCCTCTACGGAGATCTTTTGTTCCGAAACTATATCCTGCGCGATGTCTTGGACAGTGACGCCGACATCGTGGCGGTGGTCGATTCCGCGGATGCGCATGTCTCGGTCGGCGGCGCTTCCGATTACGCCTATTGCACCCAGCCCGATTCACGCTCCCTCATGAGCGAGGACGCGTACCTAAAGCGGATCACCGCTGATCCGGCCTCCGGCGCCGGGCTGCCCTCGGGACGTTGGATCGGCATGTGGCGGGCCCAAGGCGAGGGCTGCCGGGCGGTTAAGAAAGGGCTCGCGGATCTGCGCGCGCGCGCCGACTTTTCACGTTTGAATACGCCCGATCTCCTCAATCACTTGGTCAGCTCGGGGCATAAGGTCCGCGTGCTGTATATCCATGGCCACTGGCTGGATGTGAACACGCTCGATGATCTCGATAGGGCCGGTTCGTTCGCCGAGGGACGGCACTGATCCCATCATGATAGCGGCGCAGGATTTCGTCGATGTGGCCCGTGCGGCCGGCTATACTTCGTACGCGGGCGTGCCGTGTTCGTTTCTGACCCCGTTTATCAACTTTGTCATCAACGACAAACGTCTGCGCTATATCTCCTCGGCCAACGAAGGCGACGCCGTGGCGACCGCGAGCGGGGCTGCCGTCGGCGGGCAACGTTCGACCGTGATGATCCAAAACTCGGGCCTGGGCAACACCGTGAGCCCGCTGACCTCGCTGAATTATGTTTTCCGCATCCCGCTGCTGTTGATTTGTACGCACCGCGGCGCCCCGGATCTGAGGGACGAACCGCAACACGAGCTGATGGGGCGGATCACCGGTTCGGTGTTGGAAACGATGGAGATCCCCTGGGAACCGTTTCCCATCGAGTCAGGCGCGATCCGAGCGGCGTTGGATCGCGCGCGCGCCTTCATCGAGTGCGAGGAACGGCCCTACGCCTTCGTCATGCGCGGAGGGACGGTCGCTGCCCACGCCTTGGATCCAGAGCGACGACCGCCGCGTGCGACCGCACCGGGAAAGCATGTCGAGATGGTGAAAGAGCAACCCCGGCCGAGCCGGAGCGAGGTCTTGCACCGCGTTCTTGAATGCACACCCGTCGAAGGCACGGTCATCATTGCCACCACGGGCTATACAGGACGCGAGCTGTATGCGCTCGCGGACCGTCCGAACCAGCTTTACATGGTGGGTTCGATGGGGTGCGCCTCCTCGTTCGGGCTGGGCGTCGCGCTCGCGCGGCCCGACCTTCGGGTGGTCATTCTAGACGGGGATGGCGCGGCGCTCATGCGCATGGGCAATCTCGCTACCATCGGAGCCTATGGGGGCCCTAATCTCATTCATATCGTGCTCGACAACGAAGTGCACGATTCGACCGGCGCCCAAGCCACGGTGTCGGCCGGCGTCTCTTTCGCAAAGATCGCCCAGGCGTGCGGTTACGGGAGTAGCTTCGCGGGCGATCAGACCGATGTCATCGAGGCATTGTTCGATGCGGTCCCGGAAGGCAAGCCGCTCTTTTGCCATGTCAAGATCCGCACCGGCGCCCTGCCCGTCTTACCGCGTCCAGCCGCCGCTCCGTCCGAGGTTGTGAGACGGCTCATGTCACATATCGGTTCGCGCTTTTAGGGAAGCTCTGCAAAAGTGTCGCGAGCAAGCCCAGATGCGCGAAGCCGCGAAGCGAGTCGCGAGACATATCAGGTAGATAGGCGAGCGACGAGCGAGCACGCGACAAAGCAGATGGGCTGCGCAGTAATTTTTGCAGAGCTTCCCTAGCCGGGGGCCCGATGATCCTTCTAAACCCCGGGCCCGTCAATCTTAGCGAGCGCGTGCGCCAGGCCTTGCTGCGGCCGGATCTCTGTCACCGGGAACCGGAGTTTACCGCGCTTCAACAAAGCATCCGTACGCAGCTACTCGGCGTGTACGGCCTGCCCCTCGATCATTGGGCGGCCGTGTTGCTGACCAGCTCGGGAACCGCCGCGGTCGAGGCGATGATGAGTACTCTGATTAAAGATACAGATAGCGTGCTCATACTCGAAAATGGTGTCTACGGGGAGCGGCTCACAGCGATCGCGCGCATCCACGGGCTACACCATGTGCGTCTGCACCACGCCTGGGACCGAGGGATCGATCTCGACGCGGTGCGGGCTTGCCTTGATCAAAACCGGAGGTTTCACTACGTCGCGCTCGTACACCACGAAACCACAACCGGCCGCCTCAATTCGATCGCCGAGCTGGCTGAAATCTGCAAGGCGCGAGGCGTTCAGCTCTTGATGGACGGCGTGAGCAGCTTCGGGGCCGAGCACCTCGATTTCATGCGCTGGAACGTCGCGGCCTGTGCAGCCACCGCCAATAAATGTTTGCACGGCGTGCCGGGGGTATCGTTCGTCATCGTGCAGCGCAAGTTGCTCCCGCCTTCCGATCAAACGCCGCGGAGTCTTTATCTCGATCTCCTCCAGTATTGCGAAGCGCAAGACGCCGGCAGTACGCCGTTTACGCAAACCGTGCAGGGCTTCTACGCCCTCGACGAGGCGCTATCGGAGCTGGATGAAGAAGGAGGATGGCGGGCGCGCCAGCGGCGTTACCGAGAACACATCACGCGCGTTCGCGAGGGTCTCGCCGCGATAGGGATCCGGCCGCTGCTACCGGCGGCGGTATGCTCCGTAGTTTTAAATTCTTTCCATTTGCCCGAAGGGATGGAGTACCTCGCGCTCCACGACCGGCTGAAGCAGCATGGATTCGTGATTTACGCGGGGCAGGCGGCGTTTGCCAAGGTCTTGTTCCGGGTGTCCACGATGGGCGCCATCAGCGCCGATGACGTGCAGCGCTTTATCGCCGCCATCGGTAACATCGTGCGCCGTTGAGCCCAGCGCCTAAGCGCTTACAGGGCTATTAGGCTTGGGGCGCTGACCTTCACCAGCCCGCTGGCGTGCCGGCGGACAAATTCCAGGAGACCTTCCTTGGTCAGTCCCGCGTCCGCCAGCATCTCCTCTCTCGTACCGTGCTGGATCAGCCGGTCGGGCAAGCCGTAATGCACGATGGCGTATGCCGGCCTTGGTTGCAGTTCCGGGTCAGAGTACAAACTACTTGAAATGTGAGAGCCCAAACGCAGATTCAGTCTAACAGAATGAGCAAAGAGACTTGCGCATGGCCCATCTACCACGACTTTCTTTACCCTCGATCCCTGAGCCACGTCATCCAGCGGGGGCAATAGTCGCCAAGCCTCTTTCTACGCAGACGAGGATTGCCGGCTCTAGCTGGAGTGCCTGGACGATGCCGCCCGAAAACACCGAGTCGCAGTACACGCCTACGTGCTGATGACCCATCATGTCCGTTGGTTGATGCCGCTGACATCGGCGGCAGGGACGAGTCGAGTTATGCAGACGGTCGGCCACCTCTTCCCACCGAATCTCGTTGACTTTCTGTGCACGATAGTTACGCTTCTTCATGGCGAGAATACCTCCTGCGTTATGGGTTGCTGGGCTATTGCCATCCCATATTCTGGGGGTTCTCGCCTCTTTGTTATAGCTGACTACTCGGGCTGGGGTTCCTAATCAGGATCACCAGCGAGAATAAACCGCCTCTTCGGAAGACGTGAGGTGACGCATAAGATCTTTGGCGTCGGTTCGGCCAGCCGAGCGCCGATGCCGACGCTGTAGGGCGGCCCGAAGCTACGAACCCTAACACCTCGCGTACATACGTGATGTTGGGGCACACGGTGCCTTTAATCTCGGTACCACCCCCTGCGGCAACGTCGTGCTGATACGGTTTTGCATGTCTCAAACCATTCTCCGTCGATCTCTACGGACTTGCAGCATCGGGTGTTATCGATACGCTCCGACTCTATAATATTGACGTTGGTGACAGATCGAATTCGAAATAGATCCCGAAATATCTCACAAGGGGTGCTTCCAGACGGATAAGGATCGGATGTCGGAGTACATGGGATAAGCGGTAATGGTTCTTTTGTTTCCACATCTATCAATACAACCCGTCCGTCATCCGTCTTCGTAATTGCTGTAGTATCACCGTTGCGTTCACCGGACTGGTGAGCACATCCAAAAAACGATAATGGTGAGCATAACACCAGCATCAACATAAGGTTTTTGTTCATAGTATTTCTCACTAATCTTTGTACCAACCCTTAGAACAACGTCCGCTAACGGTTTTACAGGTTTCAAAATATTCACCGTCCATTTCGACCGTTTTGCAACACCGCGTATTATCCGGCCGCATCGAATTCGTAACGAAAATCGTTTTTCGTTTGACCTCCATAAACAAATTCTTGTAGATCTCGCATTGATCGGGGCCAGGTTTGGTTGTACAAGGCTCAAACTTAACAGCTTCT containing:
- a CDS encoding phosphocholine cytidylyltransferase family protein, translating into MKAVVLAAGAGRRLGIDHPKCLLAFGSKTLLCRHLEALSAHGIHEIIIAVGFRSELIEEEILSAASSAPVRTVYNARYERGSVLSLWSVRHVLREGEDVLLMDADVLYRPDLLQRLIHSEVQNCFLIDRAFEPGDEPVKICVCDGRPVEFRKRIAAGVAYDFCGESVGFFRFSGSVAARLAERADFYYSAGLHAEPYEEAIRDLVLETPEAFGFEDVSGVPWIEIDFPEDVCRAEREILPRLVD
- a CDS encoding 2OG-Fe(II) oxygenase, which encodes MFARFEIDQLKQKFAAQNEFLVVENLLGPETLQPLLARLPQLRPSVHRNYLPKHKKGGSVSRFVLDRMAPAFESLYTLPEFTQGLSYITGRSLLPCPGDDPHTYALYCYTEPGDHVGWHYDTSYYRGLRYTVLLGLVDRSSSRLEYQLYRDDPERETESLSLALTPGMLVVFNGDKLYHRVTPLGRGEERIVLTMEYVTDARMSATRRFISNMKDAIAYFGFRDAFQGRR
- a CDS encoding 2-aminoethylphosphonate aminotransferase yields the protein MILLNPGPVNLSERVRQALLRPDLCHREPEFTALQQSIRTQLLGVYGLPLDHWAAVLLTSSGTAAVEAMMSTLIKDTDSVLILENGVYGERLTAIARIHGLHHVRLHHAWDRGIDLDAVRACLDQNRRFHYVALVHHETTTGRLNSIAELAEICKARGVQLLMDGVSSFGAEHLDFMRWNVAACAATANKCLHGVPGVSFVIVQRKLLPPSDQTPRSLYLDLLQYCEAQDAGSTPFTQTVQGFYALDEALSELDEEGGWRARQRRYREHITRVREGLAAIGIRPLLPAAVCSVVLNSFHLPEGMEYLALHDRLKQHGFVIYAGQAAFAKVLFRVSTMGAISADDVQRFIAAIGNIVRR
- the aepY gene encoding phosphonopyruvate decarboxylase codes for the protein MIAAQDFVDVARAAGYTSYAGVPCSFLTPFINFVINDKRLRYISSANEGDAVATASGAAVGGQRSTVMIQNSGLGNTVSPLTSLNYVFRIPLLLICTHRGAPDLRDEPQHELMGRITGSVLETMEIPWEPFPIESGAIRAALDRARAFIECEERPYAFVMRGGTVAAHALDPERRPPRATAPGKHVEMVKEQPRPSRSEVLHRVLECTPVEGTVIIATTGYTGRELYALADRPNQLYMVGSMGCASSFGLGVALARPDLRVVILDGDGAALMRMGNLATIGAYGGPNLIHIVLDNEVHDSTGAQATVSAGVSFAKIAQACGYGSSFAGDQTDVIEALFDAVPEGKPLFCHVKIRTGALPVLPRPAAAPSEVVRRLMSHIGSRF
- the aepX gene encoding phosphoenolpyruvate mutase; translation: MINPESVSLKPSKSAQLRRMLDSPRLEFIMEAHNGISARIVEEAGFHGIWASGLSLSAQFGVRDNNEASWTQVVEMLEFMSDVTRIPILLDGDTGYGNFNNLRRLVKKIEQRGIAGVCIEDKLFPKTNSFIAGERQNLADIEEFCGKIKAGKDSQSDRDFCIVARVEALIAGWDLREALLRAEAYRAAGADAILIHSKLSRPDQILAFAAEWAGRAPLVIVPTKYYSTPTDVYRQAGISLVIWANHMLRAAVAAMQSAACAIHETDTPVYVEDRIAPVEEIFRLQGADELSAAERRYAVSGRSRTRAVILAATRGEALYGLTATRPKVMLPIGGKPILRRLVEELKKQAVNEITVVAGYRAEAIDTVGISLVLNPDYQDSGELASLSRAESCFGDDAVILYGDLLFRNYILRDVLDSDADIVAVVDSADAHVSVGGASDYAYCTQPDSRSLMSEDAYLKRITADPASGAGLPSGRWIGMWRAQGEGCRAVKKGLADLRARADFSRLNTPDLLNHLVSSGHKVRVLYIHGHWLDVNTLDDLDRAGSFAEGRH
- a CDS encoding flippase-like domain-containing protein → MTLLKALFLIFGLVLLGLLVRDMDAVEILRHIRQVGSAGIGLVIALYAVTFLADVAGWQLTFKTIPLNLRWLQQLYCVRMTGEALNNITPLGAMGGEPVKAMLLKSRYGVSYRESGASLILAKTVILISLVFFLSLGFLVLMPSEHIQSSYKAVAGIGLAGFATAITLFFLVQRFRLSSWLGRLVGGSALSHRLEAALRVIHEVEDRLVSFYTERRARFAGALALAFINWLLGVVEVYVLMQFLGYPISFVDAWVIEAMAQLVRAGTSFIPASIGAQEGAIILACSAITGDSTLGFALSVIRRVREIVWIGAGIGLWWLYSFGETNARIERDSIPEAPLP
- a CDS encoding Uma2 family endonuclease; this translates as MSTPNPAIRYSYDDYKCLSNATDKRYELLGGDLLMVPSPTTSHQQVAGNLFLDLAQFVRLNNLGKVFYAPMDVVFGEGARREVAQPDIFFVSRARFGIIAEGEIRGAPDLVVEILSPRTESLDRGYKKALYARHGVKEYWIVSPQTKNIEVYGIGSGGLIPLGQYKLGERLLSPLLPGFTPALDEVFDVQ